A genomic segment from Bryobacteraceae bacterium encodes:
- a CDS encoding PGPGW domain-containing protein encodes MLLGVAGLLLPIMPGWVFLIPGLVILADYFPPIRRLVDWAKAKATGNSGVTGGAGDANRTPGNG; translated from the coding sequence GTGCTGCTGGGCGTGGCAGGTCTGCTGCTGCCCATTATGCCCGGATGGGTGTTCCTGATTCCCGGCCTCGTGATCCTGGCCGACTACTTCCCGCCGATACGGCGCCTGGTCGACTGGGCCAAGGCCAAAGCGACCGGCAACAGCGGTGTTACGGGCGGCGCCGGCGACGCAAACCGAACACCAGGGAATGGGTAG
- a CDS encoding MerR family transcriptional regulator: MFKTKKSRPEPREGETSWSSSEVAKLGGVSLRQLQWWDEQKVVSPRHEGHRRVYSAAEVVEIAVIAELRRKGFSLQKIRRVVRYLQREMGKRLDEVLTGGSEMHLLTDGKTIHLEDSERRVIDVLKAAKQAMFLVSVSDQARRVTQLQRKPAKRETGLQGVRRLKTAAN, from the coding sequence ATGTTCAAAACAAAAAAAAGCCGTCCTGAACCGAGGGAAGGGGAAACGTCCTGGTCGTCGAGCGAGGTCGCGAAGCTTGGCGGTGTGAGCCTCCGGCAATTGCAATGGTGGGATGAACAGAAGGTCGTCTCGCCGCGCCACGAAGGGCATCGCCGCGTCTATTCGGCCGCGGAGGTGGTTGAGATCGCGGTGATCGCTGAGCTGAGGCGGAAGGGCTTTTCTCTCCAGAAGATCCGGCGGGTGGTGCGGTACCTGCAACGGGAGATGGGCAAGCGTCTGGACGAAGTGCTCACAGGCGGCTCCGAGATGCACCTGCTCACCGACGGCAAGACGATCCATCTCGAAGACAGCGAGCGGCGCGTGATCGACGTGCTGAAGGCGGCCAAGCAGGCGATGTTCCTCGTGAGCGTGAGCGATCAGGCCCGCCGCGTGACGCAGTTGCAGCGAAAGCCGGCCAAGCGCGAGACGGGACTGCAGGGCGTGCGGCGTTTGAAGACGGCCGCCAACTAG
- a CDS encoding DinB family protein: MKTLMGGAQALQAQVAGVIVKSAEKMPEENFAFKPTPDVRSFGAILGHIADAQYTFCSAVSGEKNPALGIEKSKTSKADLTQALKDAFAFCQKAYAISDSDAGGTVKFFGGERTKLNVLSFNTSHNFEHYGNLVTYMRMKGLVPPSSERR, from the coding sequence ATGAAGACTCTCATGGGCGGCGCGCAGGCCCTGCAGGCGCAAGTCGCCGGTGTGATCGTAAAGTCCGCCGAGAAGATGCCGGAGGAGAACTTCGCGTTCAAACCGACTCCGGACGTCCGGTCCTTCGGCGCCATCCTCGGGCACATCGCCGACGCCCAGTACACGTTCTGTTCGGCGGTGAGCGGTGAGAAGAATCCGGCCCTGGGAATCGAAAAGTCGAAAACATCGAAAGCGGACCTGACGCAGGCGCTCAAGGACGCCTTCGCCTTCTGCCAGAAAGCGTACGCGATTTCCGATTCCGACGCCGGGGGAACCGTCAAGTTCTTCGGCGGAGAGCGCACCAAGCTGAACGTGCTCTCGTTCAACACGAGCCACAACTTCGAGCACTACGGGAACCTGGTCACCTACATGCGCATGAAGGGCCTCGTACCGCCCTCGAGCGAACGTCGCTAG
- a CDS encoding PD-(D/E)XK nuclease family protein, producing the protein MTRRLVAAASNLDLHRPAAEFLRSREVLDAGQVLAIAPSRGAADDFVRAAAAPEGGFLGVQSLTLTQAAAHMAAAPLAAEGLTPMSGLSQEALAARVAHGLHRAGQLAYFEPVAATPGFVGCLARTISELRIEQVRPEGAAGPVADLARLHAAWGDQLRQQSLADLAEVFRAAASVESHRYLGLPLLVLDAPLRGSLRRQFIARLIGASPAVFVAALESDHESIAAWREILRNDPEEIADISGTTLGRARRQLFGPVTAAGGAADSTLDMFSAAGDSLECVEIARRILRAAGRGFAFDQMAILLRSPERYQPLVEEALRRAGIPAWFHRGTARPDASGRAFLALLQCAMEDCAASRFAEYLSLAQAPPLDAAGAPERRQRYRVAVQDEVLAEFERADPIAAEAEPEPERSFAAPAAWERLLVDASVVGGRERWARRLDGLDSEIALQIREVAAEDDAARERLERRGSQLRRLRGFALPLVDILGELGAAAWTWEAWIDRLTALAETALKSPESVVAVLRELRPMATVGPVELIEVFGVLRERLRFLRNDPPVRRYGRVFVAPVEQARGRHFDVVYLPGLAEGLFPRRAQEDPLLLDVYRTALSPGLDVQDTRVAEERLLLRAAAAAGSRLVASYPRIDVAQSRPRVPSFYALEVLRAAEGRLPDLREFEKRLAAAAPSQLGWPAPKDPADAIDSAEYDLATLDRVLALPEGEARGTASYLVEANAHLARSLRGRWKRWSHRWSDADGIVDPDETTRQALDSRRLKEAAYSATALQQYAACPYKFLLYAIHRLRRREESEPLEQMDPLTRGALFHEVQKDLFDEMRQRGWTPLNRARLDEAIGLAEGILETTAARYEEQLAPAIARVWRSEVDDLRGDLRGWLRQAAINDSEWRPLHTELEFEDLVVADRVKLRGAIDLIEEPAAGGALRVTDHKTGRQPEKPPAYVGGGAVLQPLLYSLAAEKKLSRPVDRGRLYYCTQRGGYRELEIPFSDTARQRIAQALDLIEAAIEKGFLPAAPNQDHCDICDYRCVCGPYEQQRVGRKPQGRLHDLIELRGLP; encoded by the coding sequence GTGACCCGCCGCCTCGTGGCGGCCGCTTCGAACCTGGACCTTCACCGGCCGGCCGCCGAATTCCTCCGGTCGCGCGAAGTGCTCGATGCCGGCCAGGTGCTTGCGATCGCACCGTCGCGCGGCGCGGCCGACGATTTCGTGCGCGCGGCGGCGGCCCCGGAAGGCGGATTCCTCGGCGTTCAATCGCTCACCTTGACCCAGGCCGCCGCGCACATGGCCGCCGCGCCGCTTGCCGCCGAAGGGCTCACTCCCATGAGCGGCCTCAGCCAGGAGGCACTGGCCGCCCGCGTGGCGCACGGCCTGCATCGCGCCGGGCAGCTCGCCTACTTCGAGCCGGTGGCCGCCACGCCCGGCTTCGTCGGCTGCCTCGCGCGAACCATTTCTGAGCTTCGAATCGAGCAGGTCCGCCCGGAAGGCGCCGCCGGCCCGGTGGCCGATCTCGCCCGGCTCCACGCGGCCTGGGGCGACCAGTTGCGACAGCAGTCACTGGCGGACTTGGCGGAGGTGTTTCGCGCCGCCGCTTCGGTGGAGTCGCACCGCTATCTCGGCCTGCCGCTCCTGGTGCTCGACGCGCCTTTGCGCGGTTCTCTGCGCCGGCAGTTCATCGCCCGGCTCATCGGCGCGTCGCCGGCGGTTTTCGTGGCGGCTCTCGAATCCGATCACGAAAGCATCGCCGCGTGGCGGGAGATTCTGAGGAACGATCCCGAGGAGATCGCCGACATCTCGGGCACCACCCTCGGGCGCGCCCGCCGGCAGTTGTTTGGCCCGGTCACCGCCGCCGGGGGCGCCGCCGATTCGACGCTCGATATGTTCTCCGCCGCCGGCGACAGCCTCGAATGCGTGGAGATCGCCCGCCGCATCCTCCGCGCCGCCGGACGCGGTTTCGCATTCGATCAGATGGCGATCCTGCTCCGTTCGCCGGAACGCTATCAGCCGCTCGTCGAAGAGGCGCTGCGCCGCGCCGGGATCCCGGCCTGGTTCCATCGCGGCACCGCGCGCCCGGACGCCTCCGGCCGAGCCTTTCTCGCCCTGCTGCAATGCGCGATGGAAGATTGCGCCGCATCGCGTTTCGCCGAGTATCTGTCACTCGCGCAGGCGCCGCCGCTCGACGCCGCTGGCGCCCCCGAGCGGCGCCAGCGCTATCGCGTCGCCGTACAGGACGAAGTGCTGGCCGAGTTTGAACGCGCCGATCCAATCGCCGCGGAGGCGGAACCGGAACCGGAACGGTCCTTCGCCGCGCCCGCCGCCTGGGAACGCCTCCTCGTGGACGCCTCGGTCGTGGGCGGACGCGAACGCTGGGCTCGCCGGCTCGACGGGCTCGACAGCGAGATCGCCCTGCAGATCCGCGAAGTGGCCGCCGAGGACGACGCCGCCCGCGAACGGCTCGAGAGGCGCGGCTCCCAATTGCGTCGGCTCCGCGGATTCGCGCTGCCGCTGGTTGATATCCTCGGCGAGCTCGGCGCCGCGGCGTGGACGTGGGAGGCCTGGATCGATCGCCTCACCGCGCTCGCAGAGACCGCGCTGAAGTCGCCCGAATCGGTAGTCGCCGTGCTTCGGGAGCTGCGGCCCATGGCGACGGTCGGCCCGGTGGAGCTGATCGAGGTATTTGGGGTGCTGCGCGAACGGCTGCGGTTTCTGCGCAACGACCCACCGGTGCGGCGCTACGGCCGCGTCTTCGTCGCCCCGGTGGAGCAGGCGCGTGGACGCCATTTCGACGTGGTGTACCTGCCGGGCCTGGCGGAGGGCCTGTTTCCGCGCCGAGCCCAGGAGGATCCGCTGCTGCTCGACGTCTACCGCACCGCCCTGTCGCCGGGGCTCGACGTGCAGGATACGCGCGTGGCCGAAGAGCGCCTGCTGTTGCGCGCCGCCGCCGCGGCCGGCTCGCGGCTGGTGGCGTCCTATCCACGCATCGATGTCGCACAGTCCCGCCCGCGCGTGCCATCTTTCTACGCGCTGGAAGTGCTTCGCGCCGCCGAGGGCCGCCTGCCCGATCTGCGCGAGTTCGAAAAGCGGCTGGCCGCAGCGGCTCCCTCCCAGCTGGGATGGCCCGCGCCGAAGGACCCGGCCGACGCCATCGACAGCGCGGAATACGATCTCGCCACGCTCGACCGCGTGCTCGCCCTGCCGGAAGGCGAGGCGCGCGGAACGGCGAGCTACCTCGTGGAGGCAAACGCCCACCTCGCACGCTCGCTCCGCGGGCGATGGAAGCGCTGGAGCCATCGCTGGTCCGACGCCGACGGAATCGTCGATCCAGACGAAACCACGCGGCAGGCGCTCGACTCCAGGCGGCTGAAGGAGGCGGCCTACTCGGCCACAGCGCTGCAGCAATACGCCGCCTGCCCCTACAAGTTCCTCCTGTACGCGATCCATCGGCTGCGGCGGCGCGAGGAGTCCGAACCGCTCGAACAGATGGACCCGCTGACCCGTGGGGCGCTGTTCCACGAAGTCCAGAAAGACCTGTTCGACGAAATGCGCCAGCGCGGTTGGACGCCGCTCAACCGCGCGCGGCTCGACGAGGCCATCGGGCTGGCCGAGGGCATCCTCGAGACCACGGCGGCGCGCTATGAGGAGCAACTCGCCCCGGCCATCGCCCGCGTGTGGCGCAGCGAAGTGGACGACCTGCGCGGGGATCTTCGGGGCTGGCTACGCCAGGCGGCCATCAACGATTCCGAGTGGCGGCCGCTCCACACCGAACTCGAGTTCGAAGATCTGGTGGTGGCCGACCGTGTGAAACTGCGGGGCGCCATTGACCTGATCGAGGAGCCGGCCGCCGGCGGGGCGCTCCGCGTCACCGATCATAAGACCGGCCGCCAGCCGGAGAAGCCGCCCGCCTATGTCGGCGGCGGCGCCGTTCTCCAGCCGCTGCTCTACTCCCTGGCGGCCGAAAAGAAATTGAGCCGCCCGGTGGATCGCGGGCGGCTCTACTATTGCACGCAACGCGGCGGATACCGCGAACTCGAAATCCCGTTCAGCGACACCGCCCGCCAGCGCATCGCGCAGGCGCTGGACCTGATCGAGGCCGCGATCGAGAAAGGGTTCCTTCCGGCGGCCCCGAACCAGGATCATTGCGACATTTGCGATTACCGCTGCGTCTGCGGACCCTACGAGCAGCAGCGGGTTGGGAGGAAGCCCCAGGGCCGGCTGCACGATCTCATCGAGCTCCGCGGGCTTCCGTAG
- a CDS encoding Ku protein encodes MASVIWKGHITFGLVSIPVKLTAAARSETISFNQLHKKDHSRVKQVLYCQAEDAPVSRSELVKGYEYDKGRYVVIDEEDLKKIQPKSARVMEIVEFVKAEEVDTVYFETSYYLTPEEAGEKAYTLLFQAMRETGYLAIAKIAMHSREHVVLMRPGRHGMILHTMYYQDEVRALDEFRTNDGLVQDKELAMAKHLVEALAAHFDPEKFKDTYRDTLRKMIDAKIAGEEVVAAPVEQELAPVVDIMAALKSSLSALKKPPAAAEAEEEAPANITEMPRKRASGGKA; translated from the coding sequence ATGGCATCGGTTATCTGGAAAGGCCACATCACGTTCGGCCTGGTGTCGATCCCGGTCAAGCTCACCGCGGCGGCGCGCAGCGAGACCATCAGCTTTAACCAGCTTCACAAGAAGGATCATTCCCGCGTGAAGCAGGTGCTCTACTGCCAAGCCGAGGACGCGCCGGTGTCGCGGTCGGAGCTTGTGAAGGGCTACGAGTACGACAAGGGCCGCTACGTGGTGATCGACGAGGAGGATCTGAAGAAAATCCAGCCGAAATCGGCCCGCGTGATGGAGATCGTCGAGTTCGTGAAGGCGGAGGAGGTGGATACCGTCTACTTCGAAACCTCGTACTACCTCACGCCCGAGGAAGCCGGCGAGAAGGCCTACACGCTGCTCTTCCAGGCCATGCGCGAGACCGGCTACCTCGCCATCGCGAAGATCGCCATGCATAGCCGCGAGCACGTCGTGCTGATGCGCCCCGGCCGTCACGGGATGATCCTGCACACCATGTACTACCAGGACGAGGTCCGGGCGCTTGACGAGTTCCGGACCAACGACGGACTCGTCCAGGACAAGGAACTCGCGATGGCGAAGCACCTCGTCGAGGCCCTGGCGGCGCACTTCGATCCCGAAAAGTTCAAGGACACCTACCGCGACACGCTCCGCAAGATGATCGACGCCAAGATCGCCGGCGAGGAAGTGGTGGCGGCGCCCGTGGAGCAGGAACTCGCGCCCGTCGTTGACATCATGGCGGCGCTGAAGAGCAGCCTCTCCGCGCTGAAGAAGCCGCCCGCCGCCGCCGAGGCCGAAGAGGAAGCCCCGGCCAATATCACCGAAATGCCGAGGAAGCGCGCCAGCGGCGGCAAGGCGTGA
- a CDS encoding DUF6526 family protein, with amino-acid sequence MESQNFSNHAQLVTGYHKILLPVLLLTFIGSCVNLYMSLGDHQRLYSASLLVVLSACLMALSIYARVFALKAQDRAIRAEENLRHYLQTGKLLDARLSPQQIVALRFASDGEFAALAARAAESAMAPVEIKKAVTAWRADLYRA; translated from the coding sequence ATGGAGTCCCAGAACTTTTCGAACCACGCGCAGCTCGTGACCGGGTACCACAAGATACTGCTGCCCGTGCTTCTCCTCACCTTCATCGGCTCTTGCGTCAACCTGTATATGTCGCTCGGCGACCATCAGCGGCTCTACAGCGCGTCCCTGCTGGTGGTGCTGTCGGCGTGCCTTATGGCGCTGTCGATCTATGCGCGCGTGTTCGCGCTGAAGGCGCAGGACCGGGCCATTCGCGCCGAAGAAAACCTCCGCCACTACCTGCAGACCGGCAAGCTGCTGGATGCGCGCCTTTCGCCGCAACAGATCGTGGCGCTGCGCTTCGCCTCCGACGGCGAGTTCGCGGCCCTGGCGGCGCGCGCGGCCGAGTCCGCGATGGCTCCGGTGGAGATCAAGAAAGCCGTCACCGCCTGGCGCGCGGATCTGTACCGCGCGTGA
- the treZ gene encoding malto-oligosyltrehalose trehalohydrolase, translating to MAWQPTLGAVHSAGLTAFRVWAPDARSLELETGGARHAMAREPDGCWSIRLPVGPGTLYRYAPNGDGPFPDPASRFQPEGVHGPSQVVSREFPWTDDAWANLPRERLVIYELHTGTFTPEGTFAAAAVRLPYLRDLGVTAVELMPVSAFPGQRNWGYDGVQPFAPAACYGAPEDMKAFVDRAHRLGLAVFLDVVYNHFGPDGAYQGAYSKHYYSDRHGSPWGEGINFDGPHADGVRRYVLENVRHWVGDFHLDGLRLDATHALIDLSPVHILADIARTARETGRPVHIIAEDDRNERRLLDPAPAGGYALDGVWADDFHHQIRVRLNGDRDGYFADFDGAAPSIARALADGWFYSGQRSESRGAPRGTDPAGIAKDRFVVCIQNHDQIGNRAFGDRLHHTVSEGAWRAASALLLLAPETPLLFMGQEWGASSPFQFFTDHYEELGKLVTAGRRREFSRFEAFAGPATRERIPDPQSAVTFERSKLDWSEIGREPHAGLLAYCRALLAIRAGLAEPLRPSALDANTILLEGAVTVVVRLEGAGDAVLPGEWSVKLASDPRIALQAGHVAFPGPGAAVFERSLREPVGA from the coding sequence ATGGCGTGGCAGCCCACGCTCGGCGCGGTTCATTCGGCCGGATTGACGGCCTTTCGCGTTTGGGCTCCGGACGCCCGTTCGCTCGAATTGGAAACGGGCGGCGCTCGCCACGCGATGGCGCGGGAGCCGGACGGGTGTTGGTCTATCCGTCTTCCCGTCGGTCCGGGCACGTTGTACCGTTACGCCCCGAACGGCGATGGCCCCTTCCCGGATCCGGCCTCCCGGTTCCAGCCGGAAGGCGTCCACGGGCCGTCGCAGGTGGTCTCGCGCGAGTTCCCGTGGACCGACGATGCCTGGGCGAACCTTCCGCGCGAGCGGCTGGTGATCTACGAGTTGCACACCGGCACGTTCACCCCGGAAGGCACTTTCGCCGCCGCTGCCGTCAGGTTGCCCTACCTCCGCGACCTCGGCGTCACCGCCGTGGAACTGATGCCGGTCTCGGCGTTCCCCGGCCAGCGCAACTGGGGCTACGACGGCGTGCAGCCCTTCGCTCCCGCGGCCTGCTACGGCGCCCCGGAGGACATGAAGGCGTTCGTCGACCGCGCCCACCGTCTCGGCCTCGCGGTGTTCCTGGACGTGGTCTATAACCACTTCGGGCCGGACGGCGCGTATCAGGGCGCTTATTCGAAACACTATTATTCAGACCGGCACGGCAGCCCGTGGGGAGAGGGGATCAACTTCGACGGTCCGCACGCGGATGGAGTTCGGCGGTACGTCCTCGAAAACGTGCGCCACTGGGTGGGAGACTTTCATCTTGACGGTCTCCGGCTTGACGCGACACACGCGCTCATCGACCTTTCGCCGGTGCACATCCTCGCCGACATCGCGCGCACGGCCCGGGAAACCGGCCGGCCCGTGCATATCATTGCCGAAGACGACCGAAACGAACGAAGGCTGCTCGACCCGGCGCCCGCCGGCGGATACGCGCTCGACGGCGTTTGGGCTGACGACTTCCATCACCAGATTCGCGTGCGGCTGAACGGCGACCGCGACGGTTACTTTGCCGATTTCGACGGGGCCGCGCCGTCGATCGCCCGCGCGCTCGCCGACGGCTGGTTCTACTCGGGGCAGCGTTCGGAAAGCCGCGGCGCGCCGCGCGGTACAGATCCGGCCGGGATCGCGAAAGACCGCTTCGTGGTGTGCATCCAGAACCACGACCAGATCGGCAACCGCGCCTTCGGCGACCGCCTCCACCACACGGTGTCCGAAGGAGCGTGGCGCGCGGCCTCGGCGCTGCTGCTGCTCGCGCCGGAGACGCCGCTGCTGTTCATGGGGCAGGAATGGGGCGCGTCAAGTCCGTTTCAGTTTTTCACCGACCACTACGAGGAGTTGGGCAAGCTGGTGACGGCCGGCCGGCGGCGCGAGTTCAGCCGCTTCGAGGCGTTCGCCGGCCCCGCGACGCGCGAACGCATTCCGGATCCGCAGAGCGCCGTGACGTTCGAGCGCTCGAAGCTCGATTGGAGCGAAATCGGCCGCGAGCCGCACGCCGGTCTGCTTGCCTACTGCCGAGCGCTGCTCGCCATCCGCGCCGGCCTGGCCGAACCGCTCCGCCCAAGCGCGCTCGACGCGAATACGATCCTGCTCGAGGGCGCCGTTACGGTCGTGGTGCGGCTCGAGGGCGCCGGAGACGCGGTGCTGCCGGGCGAGTGGAGCGTGAAGCTGGCGTCCGATCCGCGGATCGCGCTTCAGGCGGGCCATGTGGCGTTTCCAGGCCCCGGTGCGGCGGTGTTCGAACGTTCCCTCCGCGAGCCGGTCGGCGCCTAA
- a CDS encoding ABC transporter ATP-binding protein, translating into MDERRPVLHIEDLEKIYPMGANSVRALTEVSLDVEAGELIVILGPSGSGKSTLLNILGGLDVPTSGVVRFFDHNLSGAGEAELTRYRREHVGFVFQFYNLIASLTAIENVALVTDIAAKPMAPAEALRLVGLSDRTHHFPAQLSGGEQQRVAIARAIAKRPELLLCDEPTGALDADTGRTVLGAIERIHADLGATTILITHNAAIARMAGRVIRLSGGRVAGIETNATPAHSGEITW; encoded by the coding sequence ATGGATGAGCGCCGGCCAGTACTGCACATCGAAGATCTGGAGAAGATCTACCCGATGGGCGCGAATTCGGTCCGCGCGCTAACGGAGGTTTCGCTCGATGTCGAGGCCGGCGAGCTGATCGTGATCCTGGGCCCGTCGGGCTCCGGGAAGTCCACGCTGCTGAATATCCTCGGCGGGCTCGACGTGCCTACCTCGGGTGTCGTCCGCTTCTTTGATCACAATCTCTCCGGCGCCGGCGAGGCCGAACTGACGCGCTACCGCCGGGAGCACGTCGGCTTCGTGTTCCAGTTCTACAACCTGATTGCGAGCCTCACGGCGATCGAGAACGTTGCGCTGGTCACCGATATCGCCGCCAAACCGATGGCCCCTGCCGAGGCGCTGCGGCTGGTGGGGCTCAGCGATCGAACTCATCACTTCCCGGCGCAGCTCTCCGGCGGCGAACAGCAGCGCGTCGCCATCGCCCGCGCCATCGCCAAGCGTCCGGAACTGCTCCTGTGCGACGAGCCCACCGGCGCGCTCGACGCCGATACGGGCCGGACCGTGCTCGGAGCCATCGAGCGCATCCACGCCGATCTCGGCGCCACCACGATCCTCATCACGCACAACGCCGCCATCGCGAGGATGGCGGGCCGCGTCATCCGGCTGAGCGGTGGCCGCGTCGCCGGCATCGAGACCAACGCCACGCCGGCGCATTCCGGGGAAATCACATGGTGA
- a CDS encoding ABC transporter permease, translating to MKTPTLWRKVYRDAARNLGQVAAVAAVIGAGVATFVTMRTSFRALERSRTVYYRDYRFADVFAGVRRAPETLRTRIERISGVAEVETRLVYALTLDVPGLAEPATGRLISAVPEQKLNRIFLRAGRMPLPESRDEVVVSEAFAARNAIAPGSTIGAVLNGRWVRLRVTGIGISPEYVYELQGAGFFPDRRFGVMWMPRDAMEAAFAMTGAFNDVSVRLAPGASEGEVIRRLDALLTRYGSPGAYGRKDQLSNRFVSDEINGDRVSSTVVPPIFLAIAAFLTYVVLARLVARQRDSIATLKAFGYANGPIVEHYVLFALIPAAVGATVGIGAGIWAGHQLGRVYAEFFRFPVFAYRADGDVMAIAVLAAAIPSAVGAWLAVGSVARMQPAEAMRPASPAAYRAGWVEQVSRLLPVTARFALRNMSRHPVKVAATVAGIGVSIAILMIGRYFFDSLEYVKYVEFAVVERQTATVAFNEVREPGVESSLHALPGVLRVEPFRTVAVRLRAGHRDYRTAIQSLPARPRMHRLIDLHLRVVPLPYEGMVMSATLARILSVRPGDRVTVEVLEGRRRETAVRVAGLVDELIGANVYMEIGALGRLVGDARGYSGARMEADPVLESHLYARLKQLPAVAGVNVREAMLKSFDETVAESLQISVGVFSIFAGVIAFSIVYNSVRIALSERSHELASLRVLGFTRWEVAAILLGEHMFLSVCAIPAGLLMGRALCEVLSRSLETELYRLPVVLSGESYVYALGMVILASIFSALLVGRGIWRLDLIAALKTRE from the coding sequence GTGAAAACGCCGACCCTGTGGCGAAAGGTGTACCGCGACGCCGCGCGTAATCTCGGACAAGTGGCGGCGGTGGCGGCCGTGATCGGCGCCGGCGTGGCTACGTTCGTCACTATGCGGACCTCCTTCCGCGCGCTCGAACGCTCGCGGACCGTCTACTACCGCGACTACCGGTTCGCCGACGTATTTGCCGGCGTTCGCCGCGCTCCGGAGACGCTGCGGACGAGAATCGAGCGCATCTCCGGAGTGGCCGAGGTCGAAACGCGTCTGGTCTACGCGCTGACGCTCGACGTGCCGGGGCTGGCCGAACCCGCCACCGGCCGGCTGATCTCGGCCGTGCCGGAGCAGAAGCTGAATCGCATCTTCCTGCGCGCGGGCCGGATGCCTCTACCGGAAAGCCGCGACGAGGTGGTGGTGAGCGAAGCCTTCGCGGCGCGCAACGCGATCGCGCCCGGCTCCACGATCGGCGCCGTACTCAACGGCCGCTGGGTGCGGCTGCGTGTCACCGGAATCGGCATCTCCCCCGAGTACGTCTATGAACTCCAGGGCGCGGGCTTCTTCCCGGACCGGCGCTTCGGCGTGATGTGGATGCCGCGCGACGCCATGGAGGCGGCCTTCGCCATGACCGGTGCGTTCAACGACGTTTCCGTGCGCCTGGCGCCTGGCGCGAGCGAAGGCGAGGTGATCCGCCGTCTGGACGCCCTGCTCACGCGCTACGGTTCCCCCGGCGCCTATGGCCGCAAGGACCAGCTGTCCAACCGCTTCGTCTCCGATGAGATCAATGGGGACCGCGTATCGAGCACCGTCGTGCCGCCCATCTTCCTTGCGATCGCGGCCTTTCTTACCTACGTCGTGCTGGCTCGGCTGGTGGCCCGGCAGCGCGATTCCATCGCCACATTGAAGGCGTTCGGCTACGCCAACGGGCCGATCGTCGAGCACTACGTGCTGTTCGCGCTGATCCCGGCCGCGGTCGGCGCGACGGTTGGAATCGGCGCCGGCATCTGGGCCGGCCACCAGCTTGGCCGCGTCTACGCGGAATTCTTCCGCTTTCCGGTGTTCGCATACCGGGCCGACGGGGACGTGATGGCGATCGCGGTCCTGGCCGCGGCGATTCCTTCGGCCGTCGGCGCATGGCTCGCGGTGGGCTCCGTCGCGCGGATGCAGCCGGCCGAAGCCATGCGTCCCGCCTCGCCCGCCGCCTACCGGGCCGGGTGGGTGGAGCAGGTTTCGCGCTTGCTGCCGGTGACGGCGCGGTTCGCCTTGCGGAACATGTCGCGCCATCCGGTGAAAGTGGCGGCCACCGTAGCCGGCATTGGCGTCTCCATCGCCATTCTTATGATTGGCCGCTATTTCTTCGATTCGCTCGAGTACGTGAAATACGTGGAGTTCGCCGTGGTGGAGCGGCAAACTGCCACCGTCGCCTTCAACGAAGTCCGCGAGCCGGGCGTGGAGTCCTCGCTGCATGCGCTGCCGGGGGTGCTACGGGTGGAGCCCTTCCGGACGGTGGCGGTGCGTTTGCGCGCGGGACATCGGGACTATCGCACGGCGATTCAAAGCTTGCCCGCGCGCCCACGGATGCATCGGCTCATCGACTTGCATTTGCGCGTGGTGCCGCTGCCTTACGAAGGCATGGTGATGAGCGCCACGCTCGCCCGCATTCTCAGCGTGCGTCCAGGCGATCGGGTGACGGTGGAGGTTCTCGAAGGGCGGCGGAGGGAGACGGCGGTCCGAGTGGCGGGGCTGGTGGACGAATTGATCGGCGCCAACGTCTACATGGAGATCGGCGCGCTCGGCCGCCTGGTGGGAGACGCGCGCGGCTACTCGGGCGCGCGCATGGAAGCGGACCCGGTGCTTGAAAGCCATCTCTATGCGCGGCTGAAGCAACTGCCGGCGGTGGCCGGCGTGAACGTCCGCGAAGCGATGCTAAAGAGCTTCGACGAGACGGTGGCCGAAAGCCTGCAGATCTCGGTGGGCGTGTTCTCGATCTTCGCGGGCGTGATCGCGTTCAGTATCGTCTATAACAGCGTGAGGATCGCGCTGTCGGAGCGCAGTCACGAACTGGCGTCGCTCCGCGTGCTCGGTTTCACGCGATGGGAGGTTGCCGCGATTCTGCTCGGCGAGCACATGTTTCTTTCGGTATGCGCGATCCCGGCCGGCTTGCTGATGGGGCGCGCGCTGTGCGAAGTGCTGTCGCGCTCGCTCGAAACGGAGCTCTACCGGCTGCCGGTGGTGCTGAGCGGGGAATCCTACGTCTACGCGCTCGGC